Proteins from one Clostridium cellulovorans 743B genomic window:
- a CDS encoding flavin monoamine oxidase family protein, which produces MDTDKKFKQPNNPTDEERHRMMKIALEEANHPEDYENLLELLNPPKDITTIVEPDRCEGIKIGIIGGGLAGLSSAFELRKLGFDITIFETEDRRIGGRVYTHYFDRDKKLYGELGAMRIPASHGTTWHYINLFGLDTIPFVQNNENTLIYIRGKHARNDPQGLSVMKNIYPEFNLTEMERSSPWQKIVGNALATPFLKVDPELRKELLQNKEHYSTPIRALGSYSIREVMKKMGVSEGAIEMISGIIPFLGAFYNNSYSENMQEEYTVDSAFRYAIVGGAVNLPLAFYRSLMSKTPKEYSELKNKNIKRVSWRCGKTVTGIYKEDIGNKVTLKYIDERSAEVGKQIFDFVICTIPFSSLRNVEVKPYFTPEKMQSIKEVYYVSSQKTVFMCNERFWEVGDAKNRIVGGGSSTDLPIQTIWYPCCPSVDSNIVLNNKRVVSKKHSFYDAGVLLASYNLGQDALRLGNLPEKTRIENIKRQVELVHRLKPGYLDSVVDDYKSVLWDSEKGFYGGFCYFMPEQQQLFSAAMIKPEYDNRVYFAGEHIGLAHGWIEASVNTGMKAANAIAEYCKNILVSHDDI; this is translated from the coding sequence TTGGATACAGATAAAAAATTCAAACAACCTAATAATCCCACAGATGAAGAAAGACATAGGATGATGAAGATAGCATTGGAAGAAGCTAATCATCCTGAAGATTACGAGAATTTACTTGAATTACTTAATCCTCCTAAAGACATAACAACTATTGTTGAGCCAGATAGGTGTGAGGGAATAAAAATCGGTATAATTGGTGGCGGACTTGCAGGTTTATCTTCAGCATTTGAGTTAAGAAAACTTGGCTTTGATATTACTATCTTTGAGACTGAAGATAGGCGTATTGGAGGGAGAGTTTATACTCATTATTTTGATAGGGATAAAAAGCTCTATGGAGAACTTGGCGCTATGCGTATTCCAGCAAGTCATGGGACAACTTGGCATTATATAAATTTATTTGGCTTAGACACAATACCTTTTGTTCAAAATAATGAAAATACTTTAATTTATATAAGAGGAAAGCATGCGAGAAATGATCCTCAGGGTCTCAGTGTTATGAAAAATATTTATCCAGAATTTAATCTTACGGAAATGGAAAGAAGTAGCCCGTGGCAAAAAATTGTAGGCAATGCATTAGCAACTCCATTCTTAAAGGTTGATCCTGAACTAAGAAAAGAACTTCTGCAGAATAAGGAACATTACTCAACTCCTATACGGGCCTTGGGAAGCTATAGTATAAGAGAGGTTATGAAGAAAATGGGGGTAAGTGAAGGAGCTATTGAGATGATTTCAGGTATTATTCCTTTTCTTGGTGCTTTCTATAACAATAGCTATTCCGAAAATATGCAAGAAGAGTATACTGTTGATTCTGCTTTTAGATATGCAATAGTAGGCGGAGCAGTGAATCTTCCTTTAGCTTTTTATCGCTCTCTTATGAGTAAAACCCCAAAAGAATATTCAGAACTAAAGAATAAAAATATTAAAAGAGTAAGCTGGAGATGCGGAAAGACTGTTACTGGTATATATAAAGAAGATATAGGTAATAAGGTTACTCTTAAGTATATAGATGAACGTTCAGCAGAGGTTGGAAAGCAAATCTTTGACTTTGTTATCTGCACAATTCCTTTCTCAAGTCTTAGGAATGTAGAAGTTAAACCATATTTCACTCCAGAAAAGATGCAGTCAATAAAAGAAGTTTACTACGTATCATCACAAAAAACTGTTTTTATGTGTAATGAGCGCTTTTGGGAAGTTGGAGATGCTAAAAATAGAATTGTTGGAGGTGGTTCATCCACAGATTTGCCTATTCAAACTATCTGGTATCCATGCTGTCCAAGTGTTGATAGCAATATTGTTTTAAATAATAAGAGAGTTGTTAGTAAAAAACACAGTTTTTATGATGCTGGAGTTCTCTTAGCTTCCTACAATCTTGGACAAGATGCATTAAGGCTAGGAAATTTACCAGAGAAAACTCGTATTGAAAATATAAAAAGACAGGTTGAATTAGTTCATCGCTTAAAGCCTGGATATCTTGATTCTGTAGTTGATGATTATAAATCTGTTTTATGGGATAGTGAGAAAGGGTTTTATGGAGGATTTTGTTACTTTATGCCAGAGCAACAACAGCTTTTTTCTGCTGCTATGATAAAACCAGAATATGATAACAGAGTATATTTCGCTGGAGAGCATATAGGTCTTGCTCATGGATGGATAGAGGCATCAGTAAATACTGGAATGAAGGCGGCAAATGCTATAGCAGAATATTGTAAAAATATATTAGTAAGCCACGATGATATTTAA
- a CDS encoding ABC transporter ATP-binding protein, which produces MKEKNEQKVSNFNNIGYILKLLWEASPFRIFATIFRITAEQLFYVFFFVYLTQYIFTAIETNSSYYELILFIGFGCICHIGIHILSAWYTYYTARNDPKIYKHIFDKIILKAQDMPLVKFEQPDFYDKFTRALDEAIDRAFKTLDSIARICASAIAVLCTSMIIINVDWILLLFVFFPVVSSLLVARASSKLWYQMSLEKTRSNRVVGYTKRIFFEKKYAGEIRLYNIKELLFRKHREAFDNLYEIDVKIRKKLAIYSIINQLVFYVLMFFGSIIYIAYRTTSGNDVLIAPYIAMINAIGAVSYNIEGGIREVIELTKQGAFIQNLREFLEYQQENKQGRLIPIAEPIDDIELRNVSYTYEGAKEPVINNLSMHIHKGEKIALVGHNGAGKTTIVKLLMGLYQVTDGEVIAGGNNILNYDSNEYYQRFGVVFQDFQIFALPLVQNVLMKSPINEQEIKRVEEALEKAQFGEKLRELPKGLDTMLTKEFDEEGMGLSGGEAQKIAIARIFAKDYDMAILDEPSSALDPIAEFNMYNNMMEVAKNKTVIFISHRLSSARMADKIYMLEKGRIIEQGTHEELMTLNGKYAEMFNLQAENYREEEAMKYE; this is translated from the coding sequence ATGAAAGAGAAGAATGAACAAAAGGTTAGCAATTTTAATAATATAGGCTATATATTAAAATTGCTTTGGGAAGCATCTCCTTTTCGAATATTCGCAACAATTTTTAGGATAACAGCAGAGCAACTTTTTTATGTTTTCTTTTTTGTTTATTTGACACAATACATATTTACAGCTATTGAAACTAACTCTAGCTATTATGAATTAATTCTTTTTATTGGCTTTGGATGTATATGTCACATAGGAATACATATACTTTCTGCTTGGTATACCTACTATACTGCAAGGAATGATCCTAAAATCTATAAGCACATATTTGATAAGATTATTCTAAAGGCACAAGATATGCCTTTGGTTAAATTTGAGCAACCAGATTTTTATGATAAATTTACAAGAGCTTTAGATGAAGCAATAGACAGAGCTTTTAAAACTCTTGATTCTATAGCAAGAATATGTGCTTCAGCAATCGCTGTATTATGTACATCGATGATAATTATTAATGTTGATTGGATTTTATTGCTTTTTGTATTTTTTCCAGTGGTAAGTAGTCTTTTGGTTGCAAGAGCTAGTAGTAAGCTTTGGTATCAGATGAGCTTAGAAAAAACACGTTCAAATCGTGTTGTAGGATATACAAAGAGAATATTTTTTGAAAAGAAATATGCTGGAGAAATAAGGCTCTACAATATAAAAGAACTGCTTTTTAGAAAGCATAGAGAAGCCTTTGATAATCTATATGAAATAGACGTTAAGATTCGCAAAAAGTTAGCAATTTATTCAATTATAAATCAGTTAGTTTTCTATGTGCTTATGTTCTTTGGCTCAATAATTTATATTGCATATCGAACAACTAGTGGTAATGATGTTTTAATTGCCCCGTATATTGCTATGATTAATGCTATTGGTGCAGTTTCTTATAATATTGAAGGAGGAATAAGAGAAGTTATTGAGCTTACAAAGCAAGGTGCTTTTATACAAAATCTTCGAGAGTTTCTTGAATATCAACAGGAAAATAAACAGGGAAGATTGATTCCTATTGCAGAGCCTATTGACGACATTGAATTAAGGAATGTCAGCTATACCTATGAGGGGGCTAAGGAGCCTGTAATAAATAATCTTTCTATGCATATTCACAAAGGTGAAAAAATAGCCTTAGTTGGACATAATGGTGCAGGGAAAACTACTATTGTAAAATTATTAATGGGGCTTTATCAAGTAACTGACGGAGAAGTTATTGCTGGTGGTAATAACATTTTAAACTATGATAGTAATGAATATTATCAGCGTTTTGGCGTTGTTTTTCAAGATTTTCAGATATTCGCACTACCCCTTGTACAAAATGTTTTAATGAAGTCTCCTATAAATGAACAGGAAATAAAAAGAGTGGAAGAGGCTCTTGAAAAAGCTCAGTTTGGAGAGAAGCTTCGAGAATTGCCTAAGGGGCTTGATACAATGCTTACAAAGGAATTTGATGAAGAGGGCATGGGCTTATCAGGAGGAGAAGCGCAAAAGATTGCAATCGCAAGAATATTTGCTAAGGATTATGATATGGCAATTTTAGATGAACCTTCAAGTGCATTAGATCCAATTGCTGAGTTCAATATGTACAACAATATGATGGAGGTTGCTAAAAATAAGACGGTAATTTTTATTTCTCATAGATTATCCTCTGCAAGAATGGCAGATAAAATATATATGCTTGAAAAAGGAAGAATAATTGAGCAAGGAACCCATGAAGAATTGATGACTTTAAATGGGAAGTATGCAGAAATGTTTAATTTGCAAGCAGAAAATTATAGAGAAGAGGAGGCGATGAAATATGAATAA
- a CDS encoding ABC transporter ATP-binding protein codes for MLKLDNVNLYYGVIHALKDISLEVSQGEIVTLIGANGAGKTSILRSISGLEQIKSGAITFKDSQINKISANKIVSLGLSHVPEGRRVFPDLTVRENLELGAYLRKDKGIIKSDMEMVFSKFPRLKEREKQRSGTLSGGEQQMLAIGRALMNRPAMLILDEPSMGLAPLVVKEIFNTIVQINKSGTTILLVEQNANMALAIANRAYVLETGKVVQSGDAKILLDDESIKNAYLGD; via the coding sequence ATGCTAAAATTAGATAACGTTAATCTATATTATGGTGTAATCCATGCGTTAAAAGATATTTCTCTTGAAGTTTCTCAAGGTGAAATAGTAACCTTAATCGGAGCTAATGGTGCTGGAAAAACCTCTATTCTAAGGTCAATCTCCGGACTGGAGCAAATAAAATCTGGTGCAATTACCTTTAAAGACTCTCAAATAAATAAAATTTCTGCAAATAAAATTGTTTCTCTAGGTCTTTCTCACGTCCCTGAAGGCAGAAGAGTTTTTCCTGACTTAACAGTAAGAGAAAATTTAGAATTAGGAGCTTATTTAAGAAAAGATAAAGGTATTATAAAATCGGATATGGAAATGGTTTTTTCAAAGTTCCCTAGATTAAAGGAACGAGAAAAACAACGCTCTGGCACCTTATCTGGTGGTGAACAACAAATGCTTGCAATAGGCAGAGCCTTAATGAACAGACCAGCGATGCTTATTTTAGATGAGCCATCTATGGGACTTGCTCCTCTTGTAGTAAAAGAAATCTTTAATACTATAGTACAAATAAACAAATCTGGTACAACAATACTTTTAGTTGAGCAAAATGCTAATATGGCACTGGCTATTGCTAACAGAGCTTACGTGCTTGAAACTGGTAAAGTAGTTCAATCTGGTGATGCAAAAATTCTTCTTGATGATGAAAGTATTAAAAATGCATATCTTGGAGATTAG
- a CDS encoding secondary thiamine-phosphate synthase enzyme YjbQ encodes MKSNLFQFSVSTSKFQEFVDITYLIKDAIDKSAIEEGIAVIYCPHTTAGITINENADPDVVRDMIVTLDKVFPIKGDYRHFEGNSHAHLKSSYVGAEKTIIINDGMPILGTWQSVYFCEFDGPRNRKVFVKIIEG; translated from the coding sequence ATGAAGAGTAATTTGTTCCAGTTTTCAGTATCAACGTCAAAATTTCAAGAATTTGTTGATATTACATATTTGATTAAAGATGCTATAGACAAGTCTGCTATAGAAGAGGGTATAGCAGTTATTTATTGTCCACATACAACTGCAGGTATAACTATTAATGAAAATGCGGATCCAGATGTAGTTAGGGATATGATAGTGACACTGGATAAAGTATTTCCTATAAAAGGAGACTATAGACATTTTGAAGGGAACTCTCATGCACATTTAAAGTCTTCTTATGTCGGTGCAGAGAAAACAATTATTATAAATGATGGAATGCCGATTTTAGGAACTTGGCAGAGTGTATATTTCTGTGAGTTTGATGGTCCGAGAAATAGAAAGGTTTTTGTTAAAATTATTGAAGGATAA
- a CDS encoding ABC transporter ATP-binding protein → MNNHIEREKIPFKKIISNNLFVFRYALSMNPKVIIFSFFTNIITTVGFSLFSTLMLKMVIDAVMAKKTFREILTIILIGMTAIIILEVFNICTNQYFEAKITNISGKIQRVFIKKAARIDLMCYDNPKYFDDYVIAAAQAEEMLGLCVTSLSSLISSSIAVLTISGIIFTINPIITVFPVTGFFVNLFTRYQIIKTEYEMNMAKKIVARKSDYSKRVFYQPEYAKEIKLSGIATPLRNQFDESIEEQRTVAKKYGIKIAVYSLINWITVFTFLSFFCLPAYLGYLALVRKEIALGDVASMNTAANSVRGRLDQLNYVFADIQKVGLYAERFRKFVEYEVNIEESKGTKELPSELSIIEIKNMSFKYDGSENYALKNINITINPKEKIALVGHNGAGKTTFVKLLMRLYDVTEGEITYGDSNIKDFSIKDYRDNIGVVFQDYQVYAATLSENVIMDNLNENSEEVALTSLQKADFSKKLQSLSMGIDTELTREFSDDGTAFSGGEAQKLAIARMFAKPFKVAILDEPSSALDPIAEYKLNKSMMENAEDASIIFISHRLSTTKIADKIYMFENGEIIEEGTHAQLMEKQGKYATMFEKQAHYYVEE, encoded by the coding sequence ATGAATAATCATATAGAACGAGAAAAAATTCCTTTTAAAAAGATTATTTCAAATAATTTATTCGTATTTCGCTATGCCTTGTCTATGAATCCAAAGGTAATTATCTTTAGCTTTTTTACTAATATCATAACAACGGTGGGATTTTCTTTATTCTCTACCTTAATGCTAAAAATGGTGATTGATGCAGTAATGGCTAAAAAGACCTTTAGAGAAATATTGACGATAATTCTAATTGGAATGACAGCAATTATAATTTTAGAAGTGTTTAATATTTGTACAAATCAATATTTTGAGGCAAAGATAACTAATATTTCAGGAAAGATTCAGAGGGTTTTTATTAAAAAGGCGGCTCGTATTGATCTTATGTGCTATGATAATCCTAAATATTTTGATGACTATGTAATTGCCGCAGCTCAAGCTGAGGAAATGCTAGGGCTATGTGTTACTAGTCTTTCATCATTGATTTCATCCTCTATTGCAGTGTTAACTATATCAGGAATCATATTTACTATTAATCCTATCATTACAGTTTTTCCTGTTACAGGGTTCTTTGTAAATCTATTTACTAGATATCAGATTATTAAAACAGAATATGAAATGAATATGGCAAAAAAGATTGTAGCTAGAAAAAGTGATTATTCTAAACGTGTATTTTATCAGCCTGAATATGCTAAAGAAATAAAATTGTCTGGAATAGCAACGCCCTTGCGAAATCAATTTGATGAGTCAATTGAAGAACAAAGAACCGTTGCAAAAAAATATGGAATAAAGATAGCTGTGTATTCTTTAATTAATTGGATTACTGTATTCACTTTTTTATCCTTCTTTTGCTTGCCTGCTTATTTAGGGTATCTAGCACTTGTTAGAAAAGAGATTGCTCTTGGCGATGTCGCTTCAATGAATACAGCAGCAAATTCTGTTCGTGGTCGTTTAGATCAATTAAATTATGTTTTTGCTGACATTCAAAAGGTTGGATTATATGCTGAGAGGTTTAGAAAGTTTGTTGAATATGAGGTTAACATTGAAGAAAGCAAAGGTACAAAAGAATTACCTTCAGAGCTTTCAATCATTGAGATAAAAAATATGAGCTTTAAGTATGATGGCAGTGAAAATTATGCTTTAAAAAATATTAATATTACAATTAATCCAAAGGAGAAAATAGCCCTTGTAGGTCATAATGGCGCTGGAAAGACAACCTTCGTGAAATTGTTGATGAGACTTTATGATGTAACAGAAGGTGAAATTACATATGGAGATTCTAATATAAAGGATTTTTCTATAAAAGATTATCGTGATAATATCGGAGTTGTATTTCAAGATTATCAGGTCTATGCTGCAACCCTTTCTGAAAATGTAATAATGGATAATCTAAATGAAAATAGTGAGGAAGTGGCATTAACTTCTCTTCAAAAGGCTGATTTTTCTAAAAAACTTCAAAGCTTATCTATGGGAATAGATACAGAGTTAACAAGGGAATTTTCAGATGATGGTACAGCTTTTTCTGGTGGTGAAGCTCAAAAGCTTGCTATTGCTAGAATGTTTGCAAAGCCATTTAAGGTTGCAATTTTGGATGAGCCTTCAAGTGCTCTTGACCCTATAGCAGAGTATAAGCTTAATAAGAGCATGATGGAAAATGCTGAAGACGCATCGATTATTTTTATTTCTCATAGACTTTCAACAACTAAAATTGCAGATAAAATCTATATGTTTGAGAATGGAGAAATTATTGAAGAGGGTACTCATGCTCAATTGATGGAAAAGCAAGGTAAGTATGCAACAATGTTTGAAAAGCAAGCGCATTATTATGTTGAAGAATAG
- a CDS encoding branched-chain amino acid ABC transporter permease has protein sequence MKKLLKNKPLLILLSSIVIYFLLFGLIKSKIISNYYAGIINLTLINIILAVSLNLIVGFTGQLCLGHAGFMSIGAYVSAVITIKLGTPLVISIIAGAIVASIIAALIGYPTLKLTGDYFAITTLAFCEIIRIIIMNIDFVGGARGLTGIPLKSNLLIILIFMTITIIVIYNIIHSSQGRAMLSVREDEIAAESMGIHSFKYKILAFIIAAFFAGIAGGLYAHYIGYIQPTLFDFNKSIDYLTFVVFGGMGSLSGSVLATILLTFLPELLRDLNDYRMIIYPLALILLMIFRPQGLLGNKEVSLKIFKNLKKAKAGKEN, from the coding sequence ATGAAGAAGCTTTTAAAGAACAAACCTCTGTTAATTTTATTATCTTCTATAGTAATATACTTTCTTTTATTTGGACTCATTAAATCAAAAATCATAAGTAATTATTATGCAGGGATTATTAATCTTACACTAATTAATATTATATTGGCAGTTTCTCTTAATTTAATCGTTGGTTTCACAGGTCAACTATGTTTGGGACATGCAGGCTTTATGTCAATTGGTGCTTACGTTTCTGCAGTAATCACTATAAAACTAGGAACTCCATTGGTAATTTCAATTATAGCTGGAGCCATAGTCGCTAGTATTATTGCTGCATTAATTGGATATCCTACTTTAAAGCTTACAGGAGATTATTTTGCCATAACGACCTTAGCTTTTTGTGAAATAATAAGAATAATAATTATGAATATTGATTTTGTTGGAGGTGCACGTGGCCTAACAGGTATACCATTAAAATCTAATCTACTGATTATATTGATTTTTATGACAATTACCATTATCGTTATTTATAATATAATACATTCATCACAAGGAAGAGCCATGCTCTCAGTACGTGAAGATGAAATTGCTGCAGAATCTATGGGAATACATAGTTTTAAATATAAAATTCTCGCCTTCATCATAGCAGCCTTTTTTGCTGGAATAGCTGGTGGACTTTATGCTCATTATATAGGTTATATTCAACCAACTCTATTTGATTTTAATAAATCAATAGATTATTTAACCTTTGTAGTATTTGGCGGCATGGGCTCGCTTTCAGGTTCAGTTCTTGCAACAATATTATTAACCTTCTTACCAGAACTCCTAAGAGACCTAAATGATTACAGAATGATTATATATCCGTTAGCATTAATACTCCTTATGATATTTAGACCTCAAGGATTACTTGGAAACAAAGAAGTATCCTTGAAAATATTTAAGAACTTGAAAAAAGCTAAAGCTGGAAAGGAGAATTAA
- a CDS encoding DUF2249 domain-containing protein — protein sequence MLSFAATIDVRTYQREEKQPMIFGTFEKLLLGETMELINDHDPQPLYQKFMICYPEQFLWEYLEQGPEVWRIGITKK from the coding sequence ATGTTAAGCTTTGCAGCAACAATAGATGTTAGGACTTATCAGCGAGAAGAGAAGCAACCTATGATTTTTGGAACTTTTGAAAAATTATTATTAGGTGAAACCATGGAACTTATAAATGATCATGATCCTCAACCACTTTATCAGAAGTTTATGATATGCTACCCAGAACAATTTTTATGGGAATATTTAGAGCAGGGACCTGAGGTATGGAGAATAGGAATCACAAAGAAATAA
- a CDS encoding ABC transporter substrate-binding protein, translated as MKKQIVAGILISAMTMTLLAGCGEKKSNDSLIKIGAIGPLSGAASTYGISVKEGTSLLEKEINDAGGINGKKIQFVFEDDQAEPNSATQAFNKLVDDEKVVAILGGVTSGATLAIAPNATAKKIPMLTPTGTEPTITKVGGEYMFRGCFIDSFQGEVLGKYASETLKKKTAAVLYNSGSDYSKGVADAFKTKFESEGGNVSEFLTYNDKDTDFKAQLTKIKTANPDVLVLPDYYNVVGLIAKQARNIGIQSQFLGGDGWESEDLIKIGGDSVNGALYINHYYSADTDEKVKTFVDAYKKEYDKEPDAFAALGYDSSKILVKAIEKANDTDGEAIKNALASIELDSVTGNIKFGGDRSAIKTAAIIKIDGDKKVLVTKVNS; from the coding sequence ATGAAAAAGCAAATAGTTGCTGGTATCTTGATCTCAGCTATGACAATGACATTATTAGCAGGTTGTGGCGAAAAAAAATCTAACGACAGCTTAATTAAAATAGGTGCAATTGGACCTCTATCTGGTGCTGCTTCAACTTATGGTATATCCGTTAAGGAAGGAACATCTTTACTTGAAAAAGAAATCAATGATGCAGGGGGCATCAATGGTAAAAAAATTCAATTTGTCTTTGAAGATGATCAAGCAGAACCAAATTCTGCGACCCAAGCTTTCAATAAACTTGTTGATGATGAAAAGGTAGTCGCTATTCTTGGCGGCGTTACTTCTGGTGCAACTCTCGCTATAGCGCCAAATGCAACAGCAAAAAAAATCCCAATGCTTACCCCTACAGGAACTGAGCCAACTATTACAAAAGTAGGCGGAGAATATATGTTCAGAGGTTGTTTTATTGACTCTTTCCAAGGAGAAGTTTTAGGTAAATATGCTTCGGAAACCTTAAAAAAGAAAACAGCTGCTGTTCTATATAACTCTGGTTCAGATTATTCGAAAGGCGTAGCTGATGCCTTTAAAACAAAGTTTGAATCTGAAGGCGGAAATGTATCAGAATTCCTTACTTATAATGATAAGGATACAGATTTTAAAGCACAATTAACAAAAATTAAAACTGCAAATCCTGATGTCCTAGTATTACCTGATTATTATAATGTAGTTGGTCTTATAGCAAAACAAGCAAGAAATATAGGAATACAATCTCAATTCTTAGGCGGAGACGGATGGGAATCAGAAGATTTGATTAAAATCGGTGGGGATTCTGTTAATGGTGCATTATATATAAACCATTATTATTCTGCTGATACAGATGAAAAAGTAAAAACCTTTGTAGATGCTTACAAAAAAGAATACGACAAAGAACCTGATGCTTTTGCAGCCCTTGGATATGATTCATCAAAAATCCTAGTAAAAGCTATTGAAAAGGCTAATGATACTGACGGAGAAGCAATCAAAAATGCATTAGCTTCTATAGAGTTAGACAGTGTTACTGGAAACATTAAATTCGGTGGCGATAGAAGTGCTATAAAAACAGCTGCTATCATCAAAATTGATGGAGATAAAAAAGTTTTAGTTACAAAAGTTAATTCTTAA
- a CDS encoding branched-chain amino acid ABC transporter permease: MEFLQQLVNGLALGSVYALLALGYTMVYGIIQLINFAHGEIYMIGAFAGFYSATTLGLPLIPTLLIAMLVSALAGIIIEKIAYKPLRNSPRITLLITAIGISLLLQNAMRILVGSNPKPFPDLINAGVLSIGPIEIEWKTILMFVVSSLLVIVLQFIVYKTKIGKAMRASSQDMEAASLMGINVNNTISFTFAVGSALAGISGVLVAISYPSITPYMGVMPGLKSFVAAVLGGIGSIPGSLLGGICIGLLETFSKGYISTKFSDAIVFGVLVAILLIKPSGLLGKKNREKV; the protein is encoded by the coding sequence ATGGAATTCTTACAACAACTTGTAAATGGACTTGCTTTAGGTAGTGTGTATGCTTTACTTGCATTAGGATATACCATGGTATATGGTATTATCCAGCTTATTAATTTTGCACACGGTGAAATATATATGATAGGAGCCTTCGCAGGCTTCTATTCTGCTACTACCTTAGGTTTACCACTGATACCAACTTTATTAATCGCAATGTTAGTATCTGCTTTGGCAGGTATAATAATCGAAAAAATTGCTTATAAACCCTTACGAAATTCACCGAGAATTACTTTGTTGATTACCGCAATAGGAATATCTTTATTGCTACAAAACGCTATGAGGATTTTAGTAGGTTCAAATCCAAAGCCCTTTCCTGATTTAATTAATGCAGGAGTTTTATCTATAGGACCTATAGAAATCGAATGGAAAACAATATTGATGTTTGTGGTTTCTTCTTTACTTGTAATTGTTCTTCAATTCATTGTTTATAAAACTAAAATAGGAAAAGCAATGCGTGCTTCTTCTCAAGATATGGAAGCAGCTTCCTTGATGGGTATAAATGTTAACAATACAATTTCTTTTACCTTCGCTGTTGGTTCTGCTCTAGCAGGAATTTCTGGTGTTCTGGTTGCTATATCTTATCCTAGTATTACTCCTTATATGGGCGTTATGCCAGGTCTTAAATCCTTTGTAGCAGCAGTTCTTGGAGGTATTGGGAGTATTCCTGGTTCTCTTCTTGGTGGGATTTGTATAGGACTTCTTGAAACCTTTTCTAAAGGTTATATATCAACAAAATTTTCAGATGCAATTGTTTTTGGAGTTTTAGTAGCAATACTTTTAATTAAACCCTCTGGTTTGCTAGGCAAAAAAAACAGAGAGAAAGTTTAG
- a CDS encoding ABC transporter ATP-binding protein translates to MLNIKDLSIAFGGLKAVSDFNLTLKKEEIVGLIGPNGAGKTTVFNMLTGVYNPTGGTITYLGENINGLKPFNITKKKIARTFQNIRLFSDLTVLDNVKISFNYMIRYNLLDSIFRTPKYKKEEAEITNKSIELLKAFSLDSKINEYAKNLPYGEQRKLEIVRALAAEPSLLLLDEPAAGMNPQETIELMNLINWIKNKFNISILLIEHDMKLVMGICDRIAVLDYGKKIAEGTPEEIRNNPKVIEAYLGEGE, encoded by the coding sequence ATGTTGAATATAAAAGATCTTTCAATTGCCTTTGGTGGATTAAAAGCAGTATCTGATTTCAACCTAACCTTGAAAAAAGAAGAAATTGTTGGTTTAATTGGACCTAATGGAGCTGGTAAAACTACTGTATTCAATATGTTAACAGGAGTTTATAATCCAACTGGCGGAACCATTACTTATCTTGGCGAAAATATTAATGGTCTTAAACCTTTTAATATTACTAAAAAGAAAATAGCACGAACTTTTCAAAACATAAGATTATTTTCTGACCTTACAGTACTTGATAATGTTAAGATTAGTTTCAATTATATGATTAGGTACAACCTTTTAGATTCTATTTTTAGAACTCCAAAATATAAAAAAGAGGAAGCTGAAATTACTAATAAAAGCATAGAACTATTAAAAGCATTTTCATTGGATAGCAAAATTAATGAGTATGCTAAGAACCTTCCTTATGGAGAACAAAGAAAACTCGAAATAGTTAGAGCTCTAGCAGCAGAACCATCTCTATTATTATTGGATGAGCCAGCTGCTGGTATGAACCCTCAAGAAACCATAGAACTTATGAATCTTATAAATTGGATCAAAAATAAGTTTAATATATCTATTTTATTGATTGAGCATGATATGAAACTGGTAATGGGTATTTGTGATAGGATTGCAGTACTTGATTACGGAAAAAAAATTGCGGAAGGTACTCCCGAGGAAATTAGAAATAATCCTAAGGTAATCGAAGCTTATCTAGGAGAGGGGGAATAA